A stretch of Sphingomonas sp. JUb134 DNA encodes these proteins:
- a CDS encoding YbhB/YbcL family Raf kinase inhibitor-like protein: MLEHLPRWLGALLHDVRAGASKLTIVDPALGDFAALNLASTAFADGARLPERFTADGTGVSPPLYWTGVPAGTETLALVVEDPDAPAAQPLVHAIVWGMPPSTDQLREGAIQADGDGALDGSDVGRNSYLREGWLPPDPPSGHGEHRYVFQLFALGPGEDLDPTPGRGAVVHAMAGRVLAAGLLTATYSRDEPADIGPVGSAVPSPT, translated from the coding sequence ATGCTCGAACATCTACCACGCTGGCTCGGTGCGCTCCTGCACGACGTGCGCGCCGGGGCGAGCAAGCTCACCATCGTGGACCCGGCGCTGGGCGACTTCGCCGCGCTGAACCTCGCGAGCACCGCCTTTGCGGACGGCGCGCGGCTGCCGGAACGCTTCACCGCCGACGGCACCGGCGTGTCGCCGCCGCTCTACTGGACGGGCGTCCCGGCCGGCACCGAGACGCTCGCACTGGTGGTGGAGGATCCCGACGCCCCCGCCGCCCAGCCGCTGGTGCACGCGATCGTCTGGGGCATGCCGCCGTCGACCGACCAGCTGCGCGAGGGCGCGATCCAGGCGGATGGCGACGGCGCGCTCGACGGCAGCGACGTCGGCCGCAACAGCTATCTGCGCGAAGGCTGGCTGCCGCCCGATCCGCCAAGCGGCCATGGCGAGCATCGCTATGTCTTCCAGCTCTTCGCGCTCGGGCCGGGCGAGGATCTCGATCCCACCCCGGGCCGCGGCGCCGTCGTCCATGCCATGGCCGGCCGCGTGCTCGCCGCCGGCCTGCTGACCGCCACCTATTCGCGCGACGAACCCGCGGACATCGGCCCGGTCGGAAGCGCGGTGCCGTCCCCCACCTGA
- the hisN gene encoding histidinol-phosphatase produces the protein MAVSQTDIDLALRLADAAGAAIRPRFRAEFGLETKEDASPVTLADKEAEAAMRRLLVAERPMDGILGEEEGERVGTSGRQWVLDPIDGTRAFIAGRPIFGTLIALVEDGWPVLGIIDQPILRERWLGVVGRPTTLNGQEARTRRCRDLADALLATTSPALFTDDQLHAFEHVDGAVRSTVLGGDCYNYACLASGHLDVVIEAGLKLHDFAALVPVVEGAGGRMCDWAGDPLHAASNGEVIAAGDPARIEELVEALACRGGH, from the coding sequence ATGGCCGTTTCCCAGACCGACATCGACCTCGCCCTGCGCCTCGCGGATGCCGCGGGCGCCGCGATCCGCCCCCGCTTCCGCGCCGAATTCGGGCTGGAGACCAAGGAGGACGCTTCCCCGGTGACGCTCGCCGACAAGGAGGCGGAGGCTGCGATGCGCCGGCTGCTGGTCGCCGAGCGGCCGATGGACGGCATTCTGGGCGAGGAGGAAGGCGAGCGTGTCGGCACCAGCGGCCGGCAATGGGTGCTGGACCCGATCGACGGCACCCGCGCCTTTATCGCCGGGCGGCCGATCTTCGGCACGCTGATCGCGCTGGTGGAGGACGGCTGGCCCGTGCTGGGCATCATCGACCAGCCGATCCTGCGTGAGCGCTGGCTGGGGGTGGTGGGGCGCCCGACGACGCTCAACGGGCAGGAGGCGCGCACCCGCCGCTGCCGCGACCTGGCCGACGCGCTGCTGGCAACCACCTCGCCCGCGCTGTTCACCGACGACCAGCTCCACGCGTTCGAGCATGTCGACGGGGCCGTGCGCAGCACCGTGCTGGGTGGCGACTGCTATAATTATGCGTGCCTGGCTTCCGGCCACCTCGACGTGGTGATCGAGGCGGGGCTGAAGCTCCACGACTTCGCCGCGCTGGTGCCGGTGGTGGAGGGTGCTGGCGGGCGGATGTGCGACTGGGCGGGCGACCCGCTCCACGCGGCCAGCAACGGCGAAGTCATCGCCGCGGGCGATCCGGCGCGAATCGAGGAACTGGTCGAGGCGCTCGCCTGCCGCGGCGGGCACTGA
- a CDS encoding PEP-CTERM sorting domain-containing protein, which yields MKFARWIGIVAATLLAGAVPAGAETILFVGNSFTFGANSPAWKYRPDTVTDLNGEGLGGVPALFKRFADQAGLDYQVSLETAGGRTLNWHWQNRRDRFDRAWDHVVLQEYSTLDPEKPGDPAGLVEGVRRLSALFAARNPKVDLRLMATWSRPDLVFQKPSPWKGKPIETMARDLRRAYDRAATVRPGTRVLPVGEGFNCAMTRGVADANPYDGIAYNQAPLWSYDQYHASVYGYYLEALIVFAEITGRDPRTLGREEASAIELGIGSDMAERLQAVAWEATRPGTRCR from the coding sequence ATGAAGTTCGCACGCTGGATCGGGATCGTGGCGGCCACGCTGCTGGCGGGGGCTGTTCCCGCGGGGGCGGAGACGATCCTGTTCGTCGGCAACAGCTTCACCTTCGGCGCCAACTCGCCCGCGTGGAAATATCGTCCCGACACCGTCACCGACCTGAACGGCGAGGGTCTGGGCGGCGTGCCGGCGCTGTTCAAGCGGTTCGCGGACCAGGCCGGGCTCGACTATCAGGTGTCGCTGGAGACGGCCGGGGGCCGCACGCTCAACTGGCACTGGCAGAACCGCCGCGACCGGTTCGACCGCGCCTGGGACCATGTCGTGCTGCAGGAATACAGCACCCTCGATCCGGAGAAGCCGGGCGATCCCGCCGGGCTGGTGGAGGGCGTGCGACGCCTGTCCGCCCTGTTCGCGGCGCGCAATCCCAAGGTGGACCTGCGGCTGATGGCGACCTGGTCGCGGCCGGACCTGGTGTTCCAGAAGCCGAGCCCGTGGAAGGGCAAGCCGATCGAGACCATGGCCCGTGACCTGCGCCGTGCCTACGATCGGGCGGCGACGGTGCGGCCGGGCACGCGCGTGCTGCCGGTGGGCGAGGGCTTCAACTGCGCGATGACGCGCGGCGTCGCGGATGCGAACCCCTATGACGGCATCGCTTACAATCAGGCGCCGCTCTGGTCCTACGACCAGTATCACGCGAGCGTGTACGGCTATTATCTGGAGGCGCTGATCGTGTTCGCCGAGATCACCGGCCGCGATCCGCGGACGCTGGGCCGCGAGGAGGCTTCCGCGATCGAGCTCGGCATCGGCAGCGACATGGCCGAGCGGTTGCAGGCGGTGGCGTGGGAGGCGACGCGGCCGGGCACCCGCTGCCGCTGA
- a CDS encoding glucose 1-dehydrogenase translates to MSDFDPMIHEDALPGHESRMDDKPDWTPRYPGSGRLKDKVAIVTGADSGIGRAVAALYAREGADVAIVYLCEHDDAEKTAEIVRGEGRRALTIAGDVGDKAFCEQAVAQVIAEFGKLDVLVNNAGEQHADKEITDITEEQLRRTFQTNIFGMFFLVQAAMPHLKPGAAIVNCTSVTMYQGSKELLDYSSTKGAITAFTRSLSENLIEKGIRVNAVAPGPIWTPLNPSGGATPEKLESFGESTPMGRRGEPNEVAPSFLFLACEDASYMSGQVLHPNGGTIVNG, encoded by the coding sequence ATGAGCGACTTCGACCCGATGATCCATGAAGATGCGCTGCCCGGCCACGAGAGCCGGATGGACGACAAGCCGGACTGGACGCCACGCTACCCCGGCTCCGGCAGGCTGAAGGACAAGGTGGCGATCGTCACGGGCGCGGACAGCGGCATCGGCCGTGCGGTGGCGGCGCTCTATGCGCGCGAGGGCGCGGACGTCGCGATCGTCTATCTGTGCGAGCACGACGATGCCGAGAAGACCGCCGAGATCGTGCGCGGCGAGGGCCGGCGCGCGCTCACCATCGCGGGCGACGTCGGCGACAAGGCGTTCTGCGAGCAGGCGGTGGCGCAGGTCATCGCGGAGTTCGGCAAGCTCGACGTGCTGGTGAACAATGCCGGCGAGCAGCATGCCGACAAGGAAATCACCGACATCACCGAGGAGCAGCTGCGCCGCACCTTCCAGACCAACATCTTCGGCATGTTCTTCCTGGTGCAGGCGGCGATGCCGCACCTGAAGCCGGGGGCGGCGATCGTGAACTGCACCTCCGTCACCATGTACCAGGGGTCGAAGGAGCTGCTGGACTATTCTTCCACCAAGGGGGCGATCACTGCCTTCACGCGCAGCCTGTCCGAGAACCTGATCGAGAAGGGCATTCGCGTGAACGCGGTGGCGCCGGGGCCGATCTGGACGCCGCTCAATCCCTCGGGCGGGGCGACGCCGGAGAAGCTGGAGAGCTTTGGCGAGTCGACGCCGATGGGCCGCCGCGGCGAGCCCAATGAGGTGGCGCCGTCCTTCCTGTTCCTGGCGTGCGAGGATGCGAGCTACATGTCGGGGCAGGTGCTGCACCCAAATGGCGGGACGATCGTCAACGGATAG
- a CDS encoding glutathione S-transferase family protein gives MWQLLQFPLCPFSRKVRLLLSEKGVGYEPVRESPWARRDEFLDLNPAGQTPVMVDVERGVTLIDSMAICEYFEETVDKAAMLNGTAADRAEIRRLVTWFDTHFFREITGPLLLERMEKRIVHRLPPDTRALRDAMKAAVEHLDYIDYLLDHRAWLGGATMSLADLAAAAQISVADYLGGIDWKTHTTAKRWYVGMKSRPSFRPLLAERMEGVAPPPDYEKLDL, from the coding sequence ATGTGGCAGCTCCTGCAATTCCCGCTGTGTCCCTTTTCACGCAAGGTCCGCCTGCTCTTGTCGGAAAAGGGCGTCGGTTATGAACCCGTGCGCGAGTCGCCCTGGGCGCGCCGCGACGAGTTCCTCGACCTGAACCCCGCCGGGCAGACGCCGGTGATGGTGGACGTCGAGCGCGGCGTCACGCTGATCGATTCGATGGCGATCTGCGAATATTTCGAGGAGACGGTCGACAAGGCGGCGATGCTGAACGGCACCGCGGCCGACCGGGCAGAAATCCGCCGGCTCGTCACCTGGTTCGACACGCATTTCTTCCGCGAGATCACCGGGCCGTTGCTGCTGGAGCGGATGGAGAAGCGCATCGTCCACCGCCTGCCGCCCGACACGCGCGCGCTGCGCGACGCGATGAAGGCCGCGGTCGAGCATCTCGACTACATCGACTATCTGCTCGACCACCGCGCCTGGCTGGGCGGGGCGACCATGAGCCTGGCCGATCTGGCGGCCGCGGCGCAGATCTCGGTCGCGGACTATCTGGGCGGGATCGACTGGAAGACGCACACCACCGCCAAGCGCTGGTACGTCGGCATGAAGAGCCGCCCGAGCTTCCGCCCGCTGCTCGCCGAGCGGATGGAGGGCGTGGCCCCGCCGCCGGATTACGAGAAGCTCGACCTTTAG
- a CDS encoding TPM domain-containing protein, with protein sequence MHLSKQDHAAVTAAVAAAERGTDGEIVTVVAGRSDSYHDVALHWAVLAMLLVLALLSVWPGMASALYERVFDPWTQVVHPSVLLLIALLLQTLAFLVVRLLLAIPKLRIAMTPGATKTRRVRRRAVGLFRTAAEKRTRARTGVLLYLSLAEHRAELIADEAIHAKVAPEVWGEAMAALVASVREGRVGEGMARAVEQVGVVLAEHFPRSADDINELPDRLIEL encoded by the coding sequence ATGCATCTGAGCAAACAGGATCATGCGGCGGTCACGGCTGCCGTGGCCGCAGCCGAGCGCGGCACGGACGGCGAGATCGTGACGGTGGTCGCGGGCCGATCCGACTCCTACCACGACGTGGCGCTGCACTGGGCGGTGCTGGCGATGCTGCTGGTGCTGGCGCTGCTGTCGGTGTGGCCCGGCATGGCGTCGGCATTGTATGAGCGGGTGTTCGACCCCTGGACGCAGGTGGTGCACCCGAGCGTGCTGCTGCTGATCGCGCTGCTGCTCCAGACGCTGGCGTTCCTTGTCGTTCGGCTGCTGCTCGCCATCCCGAAGCTGCGGATCGCGATGACGCCCGGTGCCACCAAGACGCGGCGGGTGCGCAGGCGGGCGGTGGGGCTGTTCCGCACCGCGGCCGAGAAGCGCACGCGTGCGCGCACCGGCGTGCTGCTCTACCTGTCGCTGGCCGAGCACCGTGCCGAGCTGATCGCCGACGAGGCCATCCACGCCAAGGTCGCACCCGAGGTGTGGGGCGAGGCGATGGCGGCGCTGGTCGCCTCCGTGCGCGAGGGGCGCGTCGGCGAGGGCATGGCCCGCGCGGTCGAGCAGGTCGGCGTGGTGCTCGCCGAGCACTTCCCGCGCAGCGCCGACGACATCAACGAACTACCGGACCGATTGATCGAACTATGA
- a CDS encoding LemA family protein, which produces MRFRTMLTMLGAGLLAACGVNSVPTAEENVNAKWGEVQNQYQRRADLVPNLVATVKGYAAHESGTLTKVTEARARATSINITTDDLSDPQQFEKFSQAQNQLTQALGQLRTVVEAYPQLTANQNFMALQSQLEGTENRIAIARRDYNEAVQAYNTRIRTFPDAVGARIFYGAKPKVPFQAQAGAETAPTVNFGNAS; this is translated from the coding sequence ATGCGCTTTCGGACGATGCTGACGATGCTGGGTGCGGGGCTGCTCGCGGCCTGCGGGGTGAACAGCGTCCCAACCGCGGAGGAGAATGTGAACGCCAAGTGGGGCGAGGTGCAGAACCAGTACCAGCGCCGCGCCGACCTGGTCCCCAACCTGGTCGCGACCGTGAAGGGCTATGCCGCCCATGAATCCGGTACGCTGACCAAGGTGACCGAGGCACGCGCGCGTGCCACCTCGATCAACATCACCACCGACGACCTGTCCGACCCGCAGCAGTTCGAGAAGTTCAGCCAGGCGCAGAACCAGCTGACCCAGGCGCTGGGCCAGCTGCGCACGGTGGTGGAGGCCTATCCGCAGCTGACGGCGAACCAGAATTTCATGGCGCTCCAGAGCCAGCTGGAGGGCACCGAGAACCGCATCGCGATCGCGCGGCGCGACTATAACGAGGCGGTGCAGGCCTATAACACCCGCATCCGCACCTTCCCCGACGCGGTGGGCGCGCGCATCTTCTATGGCGCCAAGCCCAAGGTGCCGTTCCAGGCGCAGGCGGGGGCGGAGACCGCACCCACGGTCAACTTCGGCAACGCCAGCTGA
- a CDS encoding Ppx/GppA phosphatase family protein codes for MGESTARLPHRRGVAPARSGPHAPAQSRFAKARHFAALDLGTNNCRLLIARPQGSGFAVVDAFSRIVRLGEGLAATGRLSEAAIERTIAALRICADKLRRRNVTLSRAVATEACRRATNGADFIRRVHEETGIFLDVISAEEEARLAVLGCHALLEPGDGPALVFDIGGGSTELVLLDTAGPVPRVVDWHSTPWGVVSLTESLGAGRAAPIASGAFDAMRACVSESFAPFAARLPEVTGQRRLLGTSGTVTTLASVHLGLDSYDRSAIDGLIVPADAMRQVSRRLAGLELSGRAKVPCIGPERADLVVAGCAILEAILDLWPAERLGIADRGIREGILRRLMQGRYA; via the coding sequence ATGGGGGAATCCACCGCCCGGTTGCCGCACCGGCGGGGCGTTGCCCCCGCCCGTTCGGGACCACATGCACCAGCGCAATCGCGCTTTGCCAAGGCGCGCCATTTCGCGGCGCTGGACCTCGGCACCAACAACTGCCGGCTGCTGATCGCGCGGCCGCAAGGATCGGGCTTCGCGGTCGTCGATGCCTTTTCGCGAATCGTGCGACTCGGCGAAGGGCTTGCGGCGACCGGCCGGCTGAGCGAAGCCGCGATCGAACGCACCATCGCCGCGCTCCGGATCTGCGCCGACAAGCTGCGCCGCCGCAACGTCACCCTGTCGCGCGCCGTCGCGACGGAGGCGTGCCGGCGCGCGACCAACGGCGCCGACTTCATCCGGCGCGTACATGAGGAGACCGGTATCTTTCTGGACGTGATCTCGGCCGAGGAGGAGGCCCGACTCGCCGTGCTCGGCTGCCATGCGCTGCTGGAGCCGGGCGACGGCCCGGCGCTGGTGTTCGACATCGGCGGCGGCTCGACCGAACTGGTCCTGCTCGACACCGCGGGGCCGGTTCCCCGGGTCGTGGACTGGCACAGCACCCCCTGGGGCGTGGTGTCGCTGACCGAAAGCCTGGGCGCCGGCCGCGCCGCGCCGATCGCCAGCGGCGCGTTCGACGCGATGCGCGCCTGCGTGTCCGAAAGCTTCGCACCCTTTGCCGCGCGCCTGCCCGAGGTCACCGGCCAGCGCCGGCTGCTCGGCACCAGCGGCACCGTGACCACGCTTGCAAGCGTCCATCTCGGGCTCGACAGCTATGATCGCTCGGCGATCGACGGGCTGATCGTGCCGGCCGACGCGATGCGCCAGGTCAGCCGCCGGCTTGCCGGGCTGGAGCTCTCCGGCCGCGCCAAGGTGCCCTGCATCGGACCCGAGCGCGCCGACCTGGTGGTCGCCGGCTGCGCCATCCTGGAGGCAATCCTGGACCTGTGGCCGGCCGAGCGCCTCGGCATCGCCGATCGCGGCATCCGCGAGGGCATTTTGCGCCGCCTGATGCAGGGGCGCTACGCATGA
- a CDS encoding peroxiredoxin, whose product MRPMLLIASLLLPFAAPATAALAPGAKAPDFVAKGAIASKPFTLHLRSQLRKGPVVLYFFPAAFTGGCNAEARAFAEAVDDFRAAGATVIGMSADPLDKLEAFSVQHCAGKFAVASATPRVVRGYDVALGRPAPGKNAPVRTSRTSYVIAPDGRILYAHDDASPLEHVQRTLAAVQSWHRQHGGGRS is encoded by the coding sequence ATGCGTCCGATGCTGCTGATTGCCTCTCTTCTGCTGCCGTTCGCCGCGCCCGCCACTGCGGCACTCGCGCCAGGAGCCAAGGCGCCCGACTTCGTCGCCAAGGGCGCGATCGCCAGCAAGCCCTTCACCCTCCACCTGCGCTCGCAGCTCCGCAAGGGGCCGGTGGTGCTCTATTTCTTCCCCGCCGCCTTCACCGGCGGCTGCAATGCCGAGGCACGCGCCTTTGCCGAGGCGGTCGACGACTTCCGCGCCGCCGGTGCCACCGTGATCGGCATGTCGGCCGATCCGCTGGACAAGCTGGAGGCGTTCTCCGTCCAGCATTGCGCGGGCAAGTTCGCGGTGGCGAGCGCCACCCCGCGCGTGGTGCGCGGCTATGACGTCGCGCTGGGTCGCCCGGCTCCGGGCAAGAACGCGCCGGTCCGCACCAGCCGCACCAGCTATGTGATCGCGCCGGACGGCCGCATCCTCTACGCCCATGACGACGCCAGCCCGCTCGAACACGTCCAGCGCACGCTGGCGGCGGTCCAGAGCTGGCACCGGCAGCACGGCGGCGGGCGCAGCTGA
- a CDS encoding TPM domain-containing protein has product MALVRLLLATLLALGSARAAQAQDFPQFTGFVVDAANVLPPDQEAALTQNLDQLQQQTNHQLVVATVPDLQGYPIEDYGYRLGRAWAVGLKDADNGAILLVAPNERKVRVEVGYGLEPVLTDAYSSVVINGTILPRFKAGDLAGGIVAGADALATQLSLPDADAQARAKAAAAEYDRTHSTAAKRGNGGGFPLGLVFWGMVLLFVLLSMFRGRGGRSGSGGKWRGRRYRSRGGGGSDWPIVLWTIANAIEHGSRDDDDRGGWGGWGGGGGSGGGGWGGGGFGGGGGGSFGGGGASGSW; this is encoded by the coding sequence ATGGCGCTGGTTCGGCTGCTGCTGGCGACGCTGCTCGCGCTGGGAAGCGCGCGCGCGGCGCAGGCGCAGGACTTTCCCCAGTTCACCGGCTTCGTGGTGGATGCGGCGAACGTCCTGCCGCCCGACCAGGAGGCGGCGCTCACCCAGAACCTCGACCAGCTCCAGCAGCAGACCAACCACCAGCTGGTGGTGGCGACGGTGCCTGACCTGCAGGGCTATCCGATCGAGGACTATGGCTATCGGCTGGGCCGGGCCTGGGCGGTGGGCCTGAAGGACGCGGACAATGGCGCGATCCTGCTGGTGGCCCCCAACGAGCGCAAGGTACGGGTCGAGGTCGGCTACGGCCTGGAGCCGGTGCTGACCGACGCCTATTCGAGCGTCGTCATCAACGGCACGATCCTGCCGCGGTTCAAGGCGGGCGACCTGGCGGGCGGAATCGTCGCGGGCGCCGATGCGCTGGCGACGCAGCTGTCGCTGCCCGACGCCGACGCGCAGGCGCGGGCCAAGGCGGCGGCCGCCGAATATGACCGCACCCACAGCACCGCGGCCAAGCGCGGCAACGGCGGCGGCTTCCCCCTGGGGCTGGTGTTCTGGGGCATGGTGCTGCTGTTCGTGCTGCTGTCGATGTTCCGCGGCCGGGGTGGCCGGAGCGGGAGCGGAGGCAAGTGGCGCGGGCGGCGCTATCGCTCGCGGGGGGGCGGCGGCAGCGACTGGCCGATCGTGCTGTGGACCATCGCCAATGCGATCGAACACGGCTCGCGCGACGACGACGACCGTGGCGGCTGGGGCGGTTGGGGCGGTGGCGGCGGCTCCGGCGGTGGCGGCTGGGGCGGCGGCGGCTTCGGCGGCGGCGGCGGCGGGTCGTTCGGCGGCGGCGGCGCTTCGGGGAGCTGGTGA
- a CDS encoding NADH dehydrogenase ubiquinone Fe-S protein 4, whose product MPSARIYQRPKNSTQSGRARTDMWVLEFESTEPKQPDPLTGWAGSGDTRDQVRLTFPTVEAAQAYAEKQGLTYHVVPAPERKLKLQAYADNFR is encoded by the coding sequence GTGCCGTCCGCCCGTATCTACCAGCGCCCCAAGAATTCCACCCAGTCCGGCCGCGCCCGCACCGACATGTGGGTCCTGGAGTTCGAGTCCACCGAGCCCAAGCAGCCGGATCCGCTGACCGGCTGGGCCGGCTCGGGCGACACCCGCGACCAGGTCCGCCTGACCTTCCCGACCGTGGAAGCAGCCCAGGCCTATGCGGAGAAGCAGGGCCTGACCTACCACGTCGTGCCCGCGCCCGAGCGCAAGCTCAAGCTCCAGGCCTACGCCGACAACTTCCGCTAA
- the mscL gene encoding large conductance mechanosensitive channel protein MscL, with protein MTLLHEFRKFVARGNVLDLAVGVIIGAAFGTITKSLTDDMIMPVIGWLFGGFDFSSYFLRLGPIPATYTGSPDNYAALKAAGVPLFGYGQFVSVVINFIILAFIVFLLVKFVNRAIAVVHEEQKTGTAPPAADPPEVALLREIRDELRARREDAGA; from the coding sequence ATGACGCTGTTGCACGAGTTCCGGAAGTTCGTGGCGCGCGGCAACGTGCTCGACCTGGCGGTCGGCGTCATCATCGGCGCGGCGTTCGGCACCATCACCAAGTCGCTGACCGACGACATGATCATGCCGGTGATCGGCTGGCTGTTCGGCGGCTTCGATTTCTCGAGCTATTTCCTGCGCCTGGGGCCGATCCCCGCCACCTACACCGGCTCCCCCGACAACTACGCCGCGCTGAAGGCCGCAGGCGTGCCGCTGTTCGGCTATGGCCAGTTCGTGAGCGTGGTGATCAACTTCATCATCCTCGCCTTCATCGTCTTCCTGCTGGTGAAGTTCGTGAACCGCGCGATCGCGGTCGTCCACGAGGAGCAGAAGACCGGCACCGCACCCCCCGCCGCCGACCCGCCCGAAGTGGCGCTGCTGCGCGAGATCCGCGACGAACTGCGCGCGCGCAGGGAGGATGCGGGCGCGTAA
- a CDS encoding RlmE family RNA methyltransferase: MRGAPPGRQRVRTARGRTAQSTRWLERQLNDPYVKRAKAEGYRSRAAYKLLELNERFHLLRGVKRVVDLGIAPGGWSQVVRKLAPSAAIAGIDLLPVDPIDGVTIFQLDFLHETAPDLLREALGGEADLVMSDMAANTVGHPQTDHLRTMALVEAGVMFACEVLRPGGAFVAKSLAGGADNALIAELKRNFATVKHAKPPASRKGSSEWYVIAQGFKGRAKVAAEDSADE, encoded by the coding sequence ATGAGGGGCGCACCTCCGGGGCGCCAGCGCGTCCGCACCGCCCGCGGCCGCACCGCGCAGTCGACCCGCTGGCTCGAACGCCAGTTGAACGATCCCTATGTGAAGCGCGCCAAGGCCGAAGGCTATCGCAGCCGCGCCGCCTACAAGCTGCTGGAGCTCAACGAGCGCTTCCACCTGCTGCGCGGCGTCAAGCGCGTGGTCGACCTCGGCATCGCGCCGGGCGGCTGGTCGCAGGTCGTGCGCAAGCTCGCGCCCTCCGCCGCCATCGCCGGCATCGACCTCTTACCCGTCGATCCGATCGACGGCGTCACCATCTTCCAGCTCGACTTCCTCCACGAAACCGCGCCGGACCTATTGCGTGAGGCGTTGGGCGGCGAGGCGGACCTGGTGATGTCGGACATGGCGGCCAACACCGTCGGGCACCCGCAGACCGATCACCTGCGCACCATGGCGCTGGTGGAGGCGGGCGTGATGTTCGCCTGCGAAGTGCTGCGCCCCGGCGGCGCCTTCGTCGCCAAGTCGCTGGCGGGCGGCGCCGACAATGCCTTGATCGCCGAACTCAAGCGCAACTTCGCGACGGTAAAGCACGCCAAGCCCCCGGCAAGCCGCAAGGGTTCGTCGGAATGGTATGTGATCGCGCAGGGCTTCAAGGGCCGCGCGAAGGTGGCGGCGGAAGACTCGGCGGACGAGTAG
- a CDS encoding NUDIX hydrolase, whose translation MTKDANLPVETMWEGKYIVAKKQGTWEYVGRARGIEAAVILAVDDEGCVLLVDQFRMPLGKRCLELPAGLIGDDVAGEGAEIAAARELEEETGYRPGKIEPVGSFHSSPGMVSEGFTLMRATELVKTGEGGGVDGEDITVHRVPLAEVEAFIAAKRAEGFAMDVKLLLLLGAGILAGR comes from the coding sequence ATGACCAAGGATGCGAATCTCCCCGTCGAGACGATGTGGGAGGGCAAGTACATCGTCGCCAAGAAGCAGGGGACGTGGGAATATGTGGGCCGGGCCCGCGGCATCGAGGCGGCGGTGATCCTGGCGGTGGACGACGAGGGCTGCGTGCTGCTGGTCGACCAGTTCCGCATGCCGCTGGGCAAGCGCTGCCTGGAGCTGCCGGCCGGACTGATCGGCGACGACGTCGCCGGCGAGGGTGCCGAGATCGCCGCCGCGCGCGAGCTGGAGGAGGAGACGGGCTATCGCCCCGGCAAGATCGAGCCGGTGGGCAGCTTCCACTCCTCGCCGGGCATGGTCTCCGAGGGCTTCACGCTGATGCGCGCGACCGAGCTGGTGAAGACCGGCGAGGGCGGCGGCGTCGATGGCGAGGACATCACCGTCCACCGGGTGCCGCTCGCCGAGGTCGAGGCCTTCATCGCCGCCAAGCGCGCCGAGGGCTTCGCGATGGACGTGAAGCTGCTGCTGCTGCTGGGCGCCGGAATCCTGGCGGGGCGGTAA